TTGCCCCCCCGTCTAAAATAAGATCAATCCCGCCTAATGCGAAGCGGGCAGGCTTTCCGTCAAAATATTGACTGACTTCATCTGCGCTGACAGCGTCTTTTCCACCCGACACATTAGCGCTTGTACAGACCATCGGTCCGTATTCCTTAAGCAAACCAAGCGCCATTGGATAATCCGGAATTCTAAACCCTAATGTATCCGTTTTAAGAGAAATATCAAGTCCTGCTTTCCTCTTAAGAATCACCGTTAAAGGACCCGGACAAAACGCTTCCATTAACTTATACGCAAAATCCGGAATTTTTTCAACATATAAAGCCACGCTTTGTATATCGCAAACAAGCACAGGTAAAGGTTTAGAATAATCCCTACCCTTTATTTCATATATTTTTTTTACTGCATCTTCGCTAAATAAATCTCCCGCCAAACCATATACAGTATCCGTTGGAAAAGCAATTACTCCGCCATTCTTCAACACTGTCTTTACTTTTAAAAGAACATCTTCTTCCAACACCTCTGAATTTATTTTTATATATTCCATTTTCCCGAAGCAATCTTCTTATTTCTAGTAACATAAGAAGATTGCGAAGTCCCCCCCGTAGCACTCCTGTTGGAGTGCGGAGTCCCCCCTGTTAGTTTTGCTTTTGCAAAACTAGGGGGGATTACTTGCCCTATAATTTTATTCTCCCTTTACCAATTACTAGTTACAGATTGTAAATTACCATTCATTATTCAGTTTTCTTGTTTCTAAGATAATCGAAAATAAAAGGATCTATATCCCCGTCTAAAACATTTTCCGCATTCGTTTGTTCGGTTCCAGTACGATGGTCTTTAACAAGCGTATAAGGATAAAGCACATAACTGCGAGCCTGACTTCCCCACTGGATATTTTGCTTCTCTCCGAATATCTTTTTCTGCTTCTCTTTTTCTATTTCCTGGAAATGACTATAAAGCCTCGACATCAACAACTCCATAGCAATAAATTTATTCTGATGTTGCGACTTTTCCGATTGAGCTTGAGCAACTATTTTTGTGGGAAGATGAGTTATTCTTACCGCAGAATCCGTCATATTAACATGCTGTCCGCCCGGCCCCGAAGAACGAAAAGTATCTATCCTTAAATCCACATCTTTTATATCCAGTTTAAACTCCTCATCTATTTTAGGTATAACCTCAACAGACGCAAACGAAGTATGCCTCCTGTGCTGGGCATCAAACGGAGAGACCCTAACCAACCTGTGTATACCTTTTTCACCTTTCAGATAACCGTAAGAAAATTCTTTTGAAAAACGCAAACTTGCGTATTTTATGCCCGCCTCTTCAGCCGCAGTAACATCCACCAACTCCGCCGCCATATTGTTGCGTTCCGCCCATCTTGTATACATCCGAAGTAGCATCTGCGCCCAATCGCACGACTCCGTACCACCCGCGCCCGGTTTTATCGAAAGGAAACAACCCAGCTTATCGTACTTGCCTGCTAACAAAACCTCCAACTGCCATTTCTCTATTTCCTTATCTATCCTTGCAACAGAAGACGAAACCTCATCCAAAACTCCCTTATCATCTTCTTCTTTCGCCAATTCATAAAGAACGCCCGCATCTTCTATATCTTTATGCAACCTATCCCATTTGGCGTGTGTTTCCTTTAAAGAATCAAGCTTCTTCATAACCTTCTTCGCATTCTCAACATCCTGCCAAAATCCTTCCTGTTCAAGCTCCTTGCT
The sequence above is drawn from the bacterium genome and encodes:
- a CDS encoding threonylcarbamoyl-AMP synthase, which encodes MEYIKINSEVLEEDVLLKVKTVLKNGGVIAFPTDTVYGLAGDLFSEDAVKKIYEIKGRDYSKPLPVLVCDIQSVALYVEKIPDFAYKLMEAFCPGPLTVILKRKAGLDISLKTDTLGFRIPDYPMALGLLKEYGPMVCTSANVSGGKDAVSADEVSQYFDGKPARFALGGIDLILDGGATVLQRPSTIIDCTSDSPKIIREGKITREDIERVIPPTFLIV
- the prfB gene encoding peptide chain release factor 2 — translated: MNWKTFGGFFDLENKTKEINKLSKELEQEGFWQDVENAKKVMKKLDSLKETHAKWDRLHKDIEDAGVLYELAKEEDDKGVLDEVSSSVARIDKEIEKWQLEVLLAGKYDKLGCFLSIKPGAGGTESCDWAQMLLRMYTRWAERNNMAAELVDVTAAEEAGIKYASLRFSKEFSYGYLKGEKGIHRLVRVSPFDAQHRRHTSFASVEVIPKIDEEFKLDIKDVDLRIDTFRSSGPGGQHVNMTDSAVRITHLPTKIVAQAQSEKSQHQNKFIAMELLMSRLYSHFQEIEKEKQKKIFGEKQNIQWGSQARSYVLYPYTLVKDHRTGTEQTNAENVLDGDIDPFIFDYLRNKKTE